The Bdellovibrio bacteriovorus genome contains a region encoding:
- a CDS encoding tetratricopeptide repeat protein, producing ETRSSVMDAPSVQKEEPKPAPIAEEPVRPQVPTTPSQYAALNEAIKSQSDEKIYQAATQILTQSPNDAKALNALAMYHYKRGRYDLCRYLLSKAISSSPKMAELHSNLGIVQLAQGERRDAIKSFRKALDINNDEAVAAANLGAIYVQEKDYGKAQVVLETAYKRGVRDPRVLNNYAIALSAHRKYDKAADLYAQILKDNGNNKEALYNYATLLVENMGKYQEGLDVINRLKFVGGPSDTRNKIIALENKAKAGLK from the coding sequence GGAGACTCGCTCTTCTGTTATGGATGCGCCTTCGGTTCAAAAAGAAGAACCAAAGCCTGCACCGATTGCGGAAGAACCAGTTCGTCCTCAGGTTCCGACGACACCTTCCCAATATGCGGCATTAAACGAGGCTATTAAATCGCAAAGTGATGAAAAGATTTATCAGGCAGCGACCCAGATCCTCACTCAGTCTCCGAATGATGCTAAGGCTTTGAATGCTTTGGCGATGTATCACTATAAGCGCGGTCGTTACGATCTTTGCCGCTACTTGCTTTCTAAAGCCATTAGCTCAAGCCCGAAAATGGCAGAGCTTCATTCGAACTTAGGTATCGTACAGCTGGCACAAGGTGAAAGAAGAGACGCCATCAAATCTTTCCGTAAGGCTTTGGATATCAATAACGACGAAGCAGTCGCCGCAGCCAACCTCGGCGCAATCTATGTGCAAGAGAAGGACTATGGCAAAGCGCAAGTCGTTCTTGAGACGGCGTACAAACGTGGCGTGCGTGATCCGCGTGTATTGAATAATTATGCGATCGCATTATCAGCTCATCGCAAGTATGACAAAGCTGCAGATCTTTATGCGCAGATTTTGAAAGACAACGGCAATAACAAAGAAGCTCTCTATAATTATGCAACACTGCTAGTGGAAAATATGGGCAAGTATCAAGAGGGACTGGACGTCATTAACAGACTAAAGTTTGTAGGTGGGCCTTCAGATACTCGGAATAAAATTATTGCTTTGGAAAATAAGGCGAAAGCTGGTTTAAAATAG